Proteins co-encoded in one Periophthalmus magnuspinnatus isolate fPerMag1 chromosome 20, fPerMag1.2.pri, whole genome shotgun sequence genomic window:
- the psme2 gene encoding proteasome activator complex subunit 2 → MTKTNALKISSDSQKKVDNFRQQLNHEIENLFCNVIPQKIVYLDGLLKDGAFTDTSSLQAPLDIPIPDPPSEEEEMETDKPDGEGKKKKTPPKCGFIVSNERIAQLLGLVKPEIFAFRETMVNVTCWIHHLIPKIEDGNDFGVAIQEKILERIAAVQKKMDELLPNINKYLSERGDAVAKASKETHVMNYRSLVHEKDRDMFQEARVILLDIRSLYTELYDVINKNLDKVTNPKGEEKSSMY, encoded by the exons ATGACCAAAACAAACGCTCTCAAAATCAGCAGCGACAGTCAGAAGAAG GTGGACAACTTCCGCCAGCAGCTCAACCATGAG ATTGAAAATTTGTTCTGCAACGTCATTCCCCAGAAAATAGTCTACCTGGATGGACTGCTTAAG GATGGTGCATTCACTGACACATCGTCACTCCAAGCTCCTCTGGACATCCCCATCCCAGACCCGCCGTCCGAGGAAGAG GAAATGGAGACTGACAAACCAGACGGAGAaggcaagaaaaagaaaactc CTCCAAAGTGCGGCTTCATTGTGTCGAATGAGAGGATCGCACAGCTGTTGGGACTGGTGAAGCCCGAGATATTTGCTTTCAGAGAGACCATGGTTAAT GTTACTTGTTGGATCCATCACCTGATCCCAAAAATAGAGGATGGAAATGACTTTGGAGTGGCTATTCAG GAGAAAATTCTGGAAAGAATCGCTGCAGtccaaaagaaaatggatgaactGCTCCCCAACATCAACAA GTACTTGTCTGAGAGGGGAGACGCGGTCGCCAAAGCCTCCAAAGAGACGCACGTG ATGAATTACCGCTCTCTGGTCCATGAAAAAGACAGAGACATGTTCCAAGAGGCCAGAGTGATCCTGCTGGATATCCGCAGCCTCTAC actgaactttatgatgtcatcaacaaGAATCTTGACAAAGTGACCAACCCCAAAGGAGAAGAAAAGTCCTCCATGTACTGA